A segment of the Brevibacterium zhoupengii genome:
CGCCATGCCGCGCCCAATTCGGACACCGCCTCCGAGGCTGACGAGGGACCGCATGGAAGCCGGGCCGACCGCACCGCAGACGGTTCAGACCGGACTGTGAGTGCCGACCACGAAGGCAATGTCGATCGTGGCGGACGTGCACCCAGCCAGTCGGGTGCGACTGCGACCTCGGACCAGAACGACTCCTCAGCGCTGACCGGTGACGATTCCGCGTCCCCTGCGGAGAGCAGCTCGTTCGCTTCGAAGGTCAACGCCCATGATTCGGACACCAATGTCCGTGCCTCCGATGGAGTTGCGCTCAAACCGGATCAGGACTCGTCTGACTCAGAAGATTCAGCCAACACGGCTGGCTCAGGCGGGCCCGCAGGTTCACCCGACTCCGCGAACGAGGCTCGGTCCGAGACACACTCGAACGCCGAAGACGTTCGCCGAAACGACACAGGCGTCGATGCCTCCCGTGCTGGGGCAGCCGATGACGACGCCACTGTCGTCAGCGGTCCCGCTGCAACAGGCGCTAGGGAGTCCGGTTCGGAACGAACCGCCCAACCGGAAGCCGACGAACCGACGCAGTATGTGCCGGTGGCCAACTACGGCGACAGGAACTCGGCACCGGAAGACGCAGAGGACCGCGGCGGAGACAACGCCCGGAATGCGCCCTCGGCGCCTCAGTTCGGAGCCGCCAGTGCCTCATCGAACGCCTCCGCGGTTGACGAAGAGGAAACCGTCGTCCAGAGCGCGGTTCAGCCGGGCGGCAACCCGGATGAACGTTCGGACCACCGGGAAGAGAACCGGAACGACGCCGGTCAGGACGGATCCGATCGCGGCTCGGGCCAGAATGTCATCCAGGCGTTCTGGTTCGCTGTTCCCGAACCGCGCGAAGCCGTTGACGCGACCACCGGAATGCCGGTGTTCACGATCTACCCCGGCGACTGGTTCCTCGGCCTCGAGGACAACGGTTCGTGGTTCAAGGTCCGCGATTCTGACGGTCGCGAAGGACTCCTGCGCAACACCGAAGGCGTCCAGCGAGGCTGAACCTACAACGGTCGACTCGTGCGCTCGAACTGTGGACAACATTCCGAGCGCACGGCGTCTGACCACCCGAGCTGATTCCCACAGACTGAGCCCGCGATGGGCTTGATCAGGTGAGATGCTCAAGCCGACCGAGAAGGGGCGGCTCTTGTGACTTGAGTGCACAGGGGCCGTCCCTTTCGCATTTCGTCCACAGGCTGCCCCCGGGCACTGTCCTCTACCCGGACTGTACGCTCAGGCTGTCATCATGCAGGTAGCACTCATCACCGACCTCGGCGCCATCACCGACGAATGCGCACGAGTCGCCGAAAGCATTGGTATCTCCCTCAAAGTCCTGCCGCCCGACTCAGGCGGCTGGCAGAACGCGTCTCTCATTCTCCTGGGCGAGGATGTGCGGGAAGCTCCGGTCACGGACCATGCTGATCGAATTCTCGTCGTTCTTGACGGGGACGAACCCAGCTCGACATGGAAACGCGCGGCCCACCTCGGCGTCGAACAGCTGGCGGTCCTGCCCTCCGCCGCGGAATGGCTGAGCGGCCGGATGATCGCAGCCGTCGAACCCCCGGTGGCACCTGGCGTCACCGTCGGAGTCGTCGCAGGTTGTGGAGGGGCTGGTGCCTCGGTGCTCTCCTGCGCGCTCGCCCGCCGCGCAGGACCAGATGTGAGCACGGTCCTCGTCGATGCCGATCCGCTGGGCGGTGGGCTCGACCTGGTACTGGGCGCCGAGCAGATTCCCGGACCGCGCTGGGCCGATCTCAGCGCCTCGCGCGGTCAGCTTCGACCCTCGACGCTGAGCCAGGCATTGCCGCGCCACGAAGGCCTGGCGATCCTGTCCTGGGGTCGCGATGACATCCTCGAACTCGACCCTGACGTGTTCGACGATTTCCTCGCCGCAGCCGGGCAGGCTTTCGACCTCGTCATCGTCGATCTGCCACGGCATGCCCCACCGCAGTGGACGCGCCGCTGTCATCATGTCCTCCTCGTCTCCCCGGCACGGGTCCGCTCCGCCGTAGCGGCATCCCAAGTTGCCAAACGTCTGTCCCAATCCCATCCGGACGTTCGTCTCGTCGTGCGCGACACCGGTG
Coding sequences within it:
- the ssd gene encoding septum site-determining protein Ssd encodes the protein MQVALITDLGAITDECARVAESIGISLKVLPPDSGGWQNASLILLGEDVREAPVTDHADRILVVLDGDEPSSTWKRAAHLGVEQLAVLPSAAEWLSGRMIAAVEPPVAPGVTVGVVAGCGGAGASVLSCALARRAGPDVSTVLVDADPLGGGLDLVLGAEQIPGPRWADLSASRGQLRPSTLSQALPRHEGLAILSWGRDDILELDPDVFDDFLAAAGQAFDLVIVDLPRHAPPQWTRRCHHVLLVSPARVRSAVAASQVAKRLSQSHPDVRLVVRDTGAGGLDAELLADSIGLDLAGSIRDDRGLSAAVDRGEGIPGGARLGKLVDRLLGEWVE